The proteins below are encoded in one region of Streptomyces cyanogenus:
- a CDS encoding phytoene/squalene synthase family protein: protein MTARELDAAGVAGAELRAAYTRCRELNARHGRTYFLATRLLTPGRRPAVHALYGFARWADDIVDSLDSTAGPHARARALDRLDADLARGLAGGTGAEPVVRALADTARRYAIDHHHFADFLAAMRSDLTTVSYATYTDLRRYMHGSAAVIGLQILPVLGTVAPRRQAEPYAAELGVAFQLTNFLRDVGEDLDRGRVYLPEDLLAAHGVDRALLRHCRATGRSEPHVVRALREFASLTRAAYRRAAPGIDLLDPVSRPCIRTAFVLYGGILDAVAGTGYAVLHRRAAVPRRRRALVAADGLVRVTAARTAARLAGRRAVPPAVPPAPRTAARSPRGHEEVT from the coding sequence GTGACGGCGCGGGAGCTGGACGCCGCCGGTGTCGCCGGTGCGGAACTGCGGGCCGCCTACACCCGCTGCCGCGAGCTGAACGCCCGGCACGGCCGCACGTACTTCCTCGCCACCCGGCTGCTCACCCCCGGCCGGCGCCCCGCCGTGCACGCCCTGTACGGCTTCGCACGCTGGGCCGACGACATCGTCGACTCCCTCGACAGCACCGCCGGCCCGCACGCCCGCGCCCGCGCGCTCGACCGGCTGGACGCCGATCTCGCCCGCGGCCTGGCCGGTGGCACGGGAGCCGAGCCGGTGGTGCGGGCGCTCGCCGACACCGCCCGCCGCTACGCCATCGACCACCACCACTTCGCCGACTTCCTCGCCGCCATGCGCAGCGACCTGACGACCGTCTCCTACGCCACCTACACCGACCTGCGCCGCTACATGCACGGCTCCGCCGCGGTGATCGGCCTGCAGATACTGCCCGTACTCGGCACGGTGGCGCCCCGCCGGCAGGCGGAGCCCTACGCCGCCGAACTGGGCGTCGCCTTCCAGCTCACCAACTTCCTGCGGGACGTGGGAGAGGACCTCGACCGCGGACGCGTTTACCTCCCCGAGGACCTCCTCGCCGCCCACGGCGTCGACCGCGCCCTGCTCCGCCACTGCCGGGCCACCGGCCGTTCCGAACCCCACGTCGTGCGCGCGCTGCGGGAGTTCGCGTCGCTCACCCGCGCCGCCTACCGGCGCGCCGCCCCCGGCATCGACCTGCTCGACCCGGTCTCCCGGCCCTGCATCCGCACCGCGTTCGTCCTGTACGGCGGCATCCTGGACGCCGTCGCGGGCACCGGTTACGCGGTACTGCACCGCCGTGCCGCGGTGCCCCGGCGGCGCCGGGCACTGGTCGCCGCGGACGGCCTGGTGCGGGTGACCGCGGCCCGCACCGCCGCACGCCTGGCCGGGCGCCGGGCCGTGCCGCCCGCCGTACCTCCGGCCCCCCGCACCGCCGCCCGCTCCCCACGCGGCCACGAGGAGGTCACGTGA
- the sbnB gene encoding 2,3-diaminopropionate biosynthesis protein SbnB, with translation MFEFDVVTGRTVRDIVRDSRRDIVRVVRDTYLAHHAGRSVNPDSYFLRFPEKPADRIIALPAYLDGEREVAGIKWIASFPANIERGIPRASATLVLNDAETGYPFALLEASQISAARTAASAVLAADVLTGGRKGGRLAVVGAGIIARNILEFFHAEQWTFEQVAVHDLSQEYGTALAAHATERLAYPASYAETLQGAVSGADVVVFATTAGEPYVLEPGAFAPGQIVLNISLRDIGAEIIAGSYNVLDDVDHCLKANTSPHLAEQKYGNRDFVTGTIAEVINGEVTVGTDKPVVFSPFGLGVLDLAVGLEVHRVAAESGRVTAIADFFGETERW, from the coding sequence ATGTTCGAATTCGATGTCGTCACCGGCCGAACCGTCCGTGACATCGTCCGGGACAGCCGCCGGGACATCGTCCGGGTCGTACGCGACACCTACCTGGCCCACCACGCCGGGCGTTCCGTGAACCCGGACAGCTACTTCCTGCGCTTCCCCGAGAAGCCGGCGGACCGGATCATCGCCCTGCCCGCCTACCTCGACGGCGAGCGCGAGGTCGCCGGCATCAAGTGGATCGCGAGCTTCCCGGCCAACATCGAGCGCGGCATACCCCGCGCCTCGGCCACGCTCGTCCTGAACGACGCCGAGACCGGCTACCCGTTCGCGCTCCTGGAGGCCTCGCAGATCAGCGCCGCACGCACCGCCGCGTCGGCCGTCCTGGCGGCGGACGTCCTCACCGGGGGGCGCAAGGGCGGCCGGCTCGCGGTGGTGGGCGCCGGCATCATCGCCCGCAACATCCTGGAGTTCTTCCACGCCGAGCAGTGGACGTTCGAGCAGGTCGCGGTGCACGACCTGAGCCAGGAGTACGGCACGGCCCTGGCGGCCCACGCCACCGAGCGGCTGGCGTACCCGGCGTCCTACGCCGAGACCCTCCAGGGGGCCGTGTCCGGCGCCGACGTGGTCGTCTTCGCGACCACGGCCGGGGAGCCGTACGTCCTCGAACCCGGCGCCTTCGCCCCCGGGCAGATCGTCCTCAACATCTCCCTGCGGGACATCGGCGCCGAGATCATCGCCGGCTCCTACAACGTGCTGGACGACGTCGACCACTGCCTGAAGGCCAACACCTCCCCGCACCTGGCGGAACAGAAGTACGGCAACCGGGACTTCGTCACCGGCACCATCGCCGAGGTGATCAACGGCGAGGTCACGGTCGGCACGGACAAGCCGGTCGTCTTCTCCCCCTTCGGCCTGGGCGTCCTGGACCTCGCCGTGGGCCTCGAAGTGCACCGCGTCGCCGCCGAGTCGGGCCGCGTCACCGCGATCGCCGACTTCTTCGGGGAGACCGAGCGGTGGTGA
- the crtI gene encoding phytoene desaturase family protein, with protein sequence MSRAVKGPTDHVVVVGAGLAGLSAALHLLGAGRRVTVVERDAGPGGRAGRIERGGYLIDTGPTVLTMPEIADEAFAAVGASLYDHVELIPLHPAYRARFADGSSLDVHTDADAMEAEVERFAGPGEAAGYQHLRHWLSELYRAERHRFLDADFDSARQLLGPGLLRLALLGGFGRWEAAVARHLRDERLRRVFTFQALYAGVPPARALAAYAVIAYMDTVAGVCFPRGGMHALPRAMAEAAAEAGAVFHYGHAVTRLERSGDRVTAVIAGHQRIPCDAVVLTPDLPVTYRLLGRTPRRPLRLRHAPSAVVLHAGCDRTWPELAHHTLSFGRAWRRTFDELTRTGDLMSDPSLLISRPTATDPALAPPGRHLHYVLAPCPNSAIGPRAADWTDLGPRYRDSVLRTLDRRGLAGIAAAIEEECLVTPADWAAQGHAAGTPFSAAHTFAQTGPFRPRNLVRGTANAVLAGCGTTPGVGVPPVLLSGRLAAARLTGTARTTTPRPAGTPARPAGARA encoded by the coding sequence GTGAGCAGAGCGGTGAAGGGGCCCACCGATCATGTCGTGGTCGTCGGTGCCGGCCTGGCCGGCCTGTCCGCCGCACTGCACCTGCTCGGCGCGGGCCGCCGGGTGACCGTCGTGGAACGCGACGCCGGGCCCGGCGGACGCGCCGGCCGGATCGAGCGGGGCGGCTACCTGATCGACACCGGCCCCACCGTGCTGACCATGCCGGAGATCGCCGACGAGGCGTTCGCGGCGGTCGGCGCCTCGCTGTACGACCACGTCGAGCTGATCCCGCTGCATCCGGCCTACCGCGCCCGCTTCGCCGACGGCAGCAGTCTCGACGTGCACACCGACGCCGACGCGATGGAGGCGGAGGTGGAGCGCTTCGCCGGCCCCGGTGAGGCCGCCGGCTACCAGCACCTGCGGCACTGGCTGAGCGAGCTGTACCGCGCAGAACGGCACCGGTTCCTCGACGCCGACTTCGACTCGGCGCGGCAACTGCTCGGGCCCGGCCTGCTCCGGCTGGCCCTGCTCGGCGGCTTCGGCCGCTGGGAGGCCGCCGTCGCCCGGCACCTGCGCGACGAACGGCTGCGCCGCGTCTTCACCTTCCAGGCCCTGTACGCGGGGGTGCCCCCGGCGCGCGCCCTGGCCGCCTACGCGGTCATCGCCTACATGGACACCGTCGCCGGCGTCTGCTTCCCGCGGGGCGGCATGCACGCCCTGCCGCGCGCGATGGCCGAGGCGGCCGCGGAGGCCGGAGCCGTCTTCCACTACGGACACGCGGTCACCCGGCTGGAACGCTCCGGCGACCGCGTCACCGCCGTGATCGCCGGTCACCAGCGCATCCCGTGCGACGCGGTCGTCCTCACCCCCGACCTGCCCGTCACCTACCGCCTGCTGGGCCGCACCCCGCGCCGTCCGCTGCGGCTGCGGCACGCCCCGTCGGCGGTGGTCCTGCACGCCGGCTGCGACCGTACGTGGCCCGAACTGGCCCACCACACGCTGTCCTTCGGCCGCGCCTGGCGGCGAACCTTCGACGAACTCACCCGTACCGGCGACCTGATGAGCGACCCCTCGCTGCTGATCAGCCGGCCCACCGCGACCGACCCCGCGCTGGCCCCGCCCGGCCGCCATCTGCACTACGTCCTCGCGCCCTGCCCCAACTCCGCCATCGGGCCCCGCGCCGCCGACTGGACGGACCTCGGCCCGCGCTACCGCGACAGCGTCCTGCGCACCCTGGACCGCCGGGGCCTGGCCGGTATCGCCGCCGCGATCGAGGAGGAGTGCCTGGTGACGCCGGCGGACTGGGCCGCGCAGGGGCACGCGGCCGGTACGCCGTTCTCCGCGGCGCACACCTTCGCCCAGACCGGCCCGTTCCGCCCCCGCAACCTGGTGCGCGGCACGGCCAACGCCGTCCTCGCCGGCTGCGGCACCACGCCCGGCGTGGGCGTGCCGCCCGTGCTGCTGTCGGGCAGACTCGCCGCCGCCCGCCTCACCGGCACCGCCCGCACCACCACCCCGCGACCCGCCGGGACACCGGCCCGCCCGGCAGGAGCCCGCGCATGA
- the sbnA gene encoding 2,3-diaminopropionate biosynthesis protein SbnA — protein sequence MIFRNAYDLVLDDLFLDLSGFVPGVDLTLKIEGLNLAGSIKLKAAVGLLEDLERRGLLKPGGRVIESSSGNLGIALSSVCAARGYRFTCVADPNTATTSVRLMRAYGADVVIVDRRDANGGFLQSRIDHIHARLREDPGLVWPNQYANKANPQAHYRRTAPALLKEREVDVLFVGAGTTGTLRGCAEYFREHSPGTRIVAVDTAGSVTFGSSPARRHIPGLGTSRRPEIFRDGLVDEVVMVPEAEAVRMCRRLATGRGVLAGGSTGSVLAAVETRHRDIPEGASVVAISPDLGERYLDTIYDDDWVGERFGAVDD from the coding sequence ATGATCTTTCGCAATGCGTACGACCTGGTCCTCGACGACCTTTTCCTCGACCTGAGCGGTTTCGTCCCCGGCGTCGATCTCACGCTCAAGATCGAGGGACTCAACCTCGCCGGGTCCATCAAACTGAAGGCGGCCGTGGGCCTCCTGGAGGACCTGGAGCGCCGTGGCCTGCTCAAGCCCGGCGGCCGGGTCATCGAGTCGTCATCCGGCAACCTCGGCATCGCGCTCAGCTCGGTCTGCGCGGCCCGCGGCTACCGGTTCACCTGTGTCGCGGACCCCAACACCGCGACCACGAGCGTCCGTCTGATGCGGGCGTACGGCGCCGATGTCGTCATCGTCGACCGGCGGGACGCCAACGGCGGCTTCCTCCAGTCCCGTATCGACCACATCCACGCCCGGCTGCGCGAGGACCCCGGCCTGGTGTGGCCCAACCAGTACGCCAACAAGGCCAATCCGCAGGCGCATTACCGGCGCACCGCCCCGGCCCTGCTCAAGGAGCGCGAGGTCGACGTCCTCTTCGTCGGCGCGGGCACCACCGGCACCCTCAGGGGATGCGCCGAGTACTTCCGCGAGCACTCGCCCGGCACCCGCATCGTCGCCGTCGACACGGCCGGCTCGGTCACCTTCGGCTCCTCCCCGGCCCGCCGGCACATCCCCGGCCTGGGCACGAGCCGGCGCCCGGAGATCTTCCGCGACGGACTCGTGGACGAGGTCGTCATGGTGCCGGAGGCCGAGGCGGTGCGCATGTGCCGGCGGCTCGCGACCGGGCGGGGCGTCCTCGCCGGCGGCTCCACCGGGTCGGTGCTCGCCGCGGTCGAGACCCGGCACCGCGACATCCCCGAGGGCGCCTCGGTGGTCGCCATCAGCCCGGACCTCGGCGAGCGCTACCTCGACACGATCTACGACGACGACTGGGTCGGCGAGCGCTTCGGCGCCGTCGACGACTGA
- a CDS encoding DUF5914 domain-containing protein: MSPAPPSRPRRLPLGLRRAPVAWERQRPTWREARPALIAEALERALARPAGNWYVVGASRGLRPGRPLARTVAGREIVLWRNGEGRPVAGPGSCPHLGAPLGDGAVRCGTLVCRWHGLALDGGPFAGWEPYPAHDDGVLLWVRLDKAGADPPTGRPPVPERPAVAGALTAVYTGVGRCEPDDVVANRLDPWHGAWFHPHSFADLTVVGVPGPDGDGDAFTVDVSFRVTGRLVVPVRAVFTAPGPRTVVMRIVRGEGEGSVVETHATPLGPDVLGRPRTAVVEAVVATSGRPGFTAVRHAAPLLRPLVRAAAARLWRDDLAYAERRWTLRSSGRLPG; the protein is encoded by the coding sequence GTGAGCCCCGCCCCGCCGTCCCGTCCCCGGCGGCTGCCGCTAGGCCTGCGCCGCGCCCCCGTCGCCTGGGAACGCCAGCGCCCCACCTGGCGCGAGGCCCGGCCCGCGCTGATCGCCGAGGCGCTCGAACGGGCCCTGGCCCGTCCCGCCGGCAACTGGTACGTCGTCGGCGCCTCCCGCGGCCTGCGCCCCGGCCGGCCGCTCGCCCGCACGGTCGCCGGGCGGGAGATCGTGCTGTGGCGGAACGGAGAGGGACGCCCGGTGGCCGGGCCGGGAAGCTGCCCGCACCTGGGCGCCCCGCTCGGGGACGGCGCGGTGCGCTGCGGCACCCTGGTGTGCCGCTGGCACGGACTCGCTCTGGACGGCGGGCCGTTCGCGGGCTGGGAGCCGTACCCGGCCCACGACGACGGGGTGTTGCTCTGGGTACGGCTGGACAAGGCCGGTGCGGACCCACCCACCGGCCGCCCGCCGGTGCCGGAGCGCCCCGCGGTGGCCGGGGCACTGACGGCCGTGTACACCGGGGTGGGCCGGTGCGAGCCCGACGACGTGGTCGCCAACCGCCTCGACCCCTGGCACGGGGCGTGGTTCCACCCGCACTCCTTCGCCGACCTCACCGTGGTCGGGGTGCCCGGACCGGACGGGGACGGCGACGCGTTCACGGTGGACGTGTCGTTCCGGGTCACCGGGCGGCTGGTCGTCCCGGTGCGCGCGGTGTTCACCGCACCGGGGCCGCGCACGGTGGTGATGCGGATCGTGCGGGGCGAGGGGGAGGGGTCCGTCGTGGAGACCCATGCCACCCCGCTCGGCCCGGACGTGCTGGGCCGGCCGCGCACGGCGGTCGTGGAGGCCGTCGTCGCCACCTCCGGCCGGCCGGGGTTCACCGCCGTCCGCCACGCCGCCCCCCTGCTGCGCCCCTTGGTCCGGGCCGCCGCCGCCCGCCTGTGGCGCGACGATCTGGCCTACGCCGAGCGCCGCTGGACGCTCCGCTCGTCCGGGCGTCTCCCCGGCTGA